In Acidiphilium acidophilum, one genomic interval encodes:
- the nuoH gene encoding NADH-quinone oxidoreductase subunit NuoH has protein sequence MTTGFFATDFGILILTLLKSLALIVPLLIGVAYLTYAERKVLAAIQLRRGPNVTGPFGLWQPFADAIKMLFKETIIPDGSNRYLFLFAPIITFGLAIIAWAVIPVNDHWAIANINVGMLYLFAISSLGVYGVIIAGWASNSKFAFLGAMRAAAQMVSYEVSIGLVILSVLVCTGSLDLNDIVLAQRHIWFAIPLLPMLVVFFISGLAETNRAPFDLPEGESEIVAGFFVEYSAMSFALFFLGEYANMILMSGMTTILFLGGWLSPIPFAPFIWVPGPIWFILKVAVCLFVFLWVRATLPRFRYDQLMQLGWKVFLPLSLGWLVLTASVLEIFGWLPHA, from the coding sequence ATGACCACCGGTTTCTTCGCCACCGATTTCGGCATCCTGATCCTCACCCTGCTGAAATCCCTTGCCCTGATCGTCCCGCTGCTGATCGGCGTCGCCTATCTCACCTATGCCGAACGCAAGGTGCTTGCCGCGATCCAGCTTCGCCGGGGTCCCAACGTCACCGGTCCGTTCGGGCTCTGGCAGCCCTTCGCGGATGCGATCAAAATGCTGTTCAAGGAAACCATCATCCCCGATGGTTCCAATCGCTACCTGTTCCTGTTCGCCCCGATCATCACGTTCGGCCTTGCCATCATCGCCTGGGCGGTGATCCCGGTGAACGACCATTGGGCGATCGCCAACATCAATGTCGGCATGCTCTACCTATTCGCGATCTCCTCGCTCGGCGTCTACGGCGTCATCATCGCGGGATGGGCGAGCAACTCGAAATTCGCCTTCCTCGGGGCGATGCGCGCCGCTGCCCAGATGGTCAGCTACGAGGTCTCGATCGGCCTCGTCATCCTCTCCGTCCTGGTGTGCACCGGCAGTCTCGATCTCAACGACATCGTCCTGGCCCAGCGCCATATCTGGTTCGCGATCCCGCTGCTGCCGATGCTCGTGGTCTTCTTCATCTCCGGCCTCGCCGAGACCAACCGCGCGCCGTTCGACCTGCCGGAGGGCGAAAGCGAAATCGTCGCCGGTTTTTTCGTCGAATATTCGGCCATGAGCTTCGCGCTGTTCTTCCTCGGCGAATACGCGAACATGATCCTGATGAGTGGCATGACCACCATCCTGTTCCTCGGCGGCTGGCTGTCCCCGATCCCGTTCGCTCCGTTCATCTGGGTTCCCGGACCGATCTGGTTCATCCTGAAGGTGGCTGTGTGTCTGTTCGTGTTCCTCTGGGTCCGCGCCACCCTGCCGCGCTTCCGCTACGACCAGTTGATGCAGCTCGGCTGGAAAGTCTTCCTGCCGCTCTCGCTCGGTTGGCTGGTTCTCACGGCGAGCGTGCTGGAGATTTTCGGATGGCTGCCGCATGCTTGA